A single region of the Mycobacterium avium subsp. avium genome encodes:
- a CDS encoding SDR family oxidoreductase — MADNSLTDRTVVISGGSRGIGLAIGIAAARRGANVVLLAKTDTPHPRLPGTVHTAAADVEAAGGKALAVIGDVRREEDVRRAVEATVQRFGGVDVCVNNASAIAVEPTAELSAKKFDLMQEVNIRGTFLLTKACLPHLRRAANPHVLTISPPINMNPRWLGAHPAYTLSKYGMTLLSLGWAAEFADDGIGVNCLWPQTYIATAAVANMADGDKLAESSRSPEIMADAAVEIVSRPAREATGDCYIDAEVLHSAGGDDLSVYGGGEQPIPDLFLD, encoded by the coding sequence ATGGCTGACAACTCGCTCACCGACCGCACGGTGGTGATCTCCGGCGGCAGCCGCGGCATCGGCCTCGCCATCGGTATCGCCGCCGCCCGGCGGGGCGCCAACGTGGTGCTGCTGGCCAAGACCGACACCCCGCACCCACGCCTGCCCGGGACGGTGCACACCGCCGCCGCCGACGTGGAGGCCGCCGGCGGGAAGGCGCTCGCGGTGATCGGGGACGTGCGCCGCGAAGAGGACGTGCGGCGCGCGGTCGAGGCCACGGTGCAGCGGTTCGGCGGCGTCGACGTGTGCGTGAACAACGCCAGCGCCATCGCGGTGGAGCCGACGGCGGAGCTGTCGGCCAAGAAGTTCGACCTGATGCAGGAGGTGAACATCCGCGGCACCTTCCTGCTCACCAAGGCGTGCCTGCCGCACCTGCGCCGGGCCGCCAACCCGCATGTGCTCACCATTTCGCCGCCGATCAACATGAACCCGCGCTGGCTGGGCGCCCACCCGGCCTACACGCTGTCCAAGTATGGGATGACGCTGCTGTCGCTGGGTTGGGCGGCCGAGTTCGCCGACGACGGCATCGGCGTGAATTGCCTTTGGCCGCAGACCTATATCGCGACGGCCGCGGTGGCCAACATGGCCGACGGCGACAAGCTGGCCGAGTCGTCGCGCAGCCCGGAGATCATGGCCGACGCGGCCGTCGAGATCGTTTCCCGCCCCGCGCGGGAAGCCACCGGCGACTGCTACATCGACGCGGAGGTGTTGCACTCTGCCGGGGGCGACGACCTGTCTGTCTACGGCGGCGGCGAGCAACCGATTCCGGACCTGTTCCTCGACTGA